GAAAACAGAATCTTCCGCTTTAAAGAGACCCGACTCCCTTCAACACATACAGTAAAAAACAGCAAGGCAGTAACTTACATATTCTCACACATATCTTCTCAGGTATAACAAACATTTCCACAGTCACAACTGCAACTTCACCTGAACAACACTGATTTCTaattggagggaaaaaaagcagaagcatcaTTCAGACAAATACACTGTTTTCATACATATAATAGTGGGGGTCGAGGGGGAGACCAAACAACCgaagcaacaaaaaaaccactaaTGGAATACATTGAATTATTCCAGTATCTTCTCAAGGTCTCCACGAGGCATCAGGCAGCTTTTCATCAGTAGTCCATAAACCTGAAATTGTGATCTCCCTTCACACCatcatattttcacatttttttcctcctcatttcacctttttttttttttttactctaaaatTTCACCCACTACCCACAAGTCCGCGTCCAATTTAAATAATTCAGGAACTACTACAAATTTTAGCTAACTCTTCTAGATCATCTGCAGGCAGGTCAGACACGCACTTTTAATGGCTTGGGGCATACAGACGCActtcttccaaagcaaaaacATGTTATGTGAGCTACTATAAGAAGCAGCATAACAGTTTATGTACAATTTTCTATCATCATGTATACCAATTCTTTACATTCCTGTTAGTGGTAGGAAACAGGTTATCATTTCACTCCcataattcctttaaaaacaaaaaaaacccactaaacCAGGAactaaagtggaaaaaaaattcaagggccattttgctttcctttttccttctctcactgCCATATCcctaaaataaaagttttagcCCATATGGGTCACCACCACTTACTATGCAGTTCTTTGTAATATCTAGCAGGCAAAGTCACACCCTGATTTCTATGCATTTTACCATATCCTTAACCTTCattgtttaatgaaaaaaaaatttgaactCCATATTAAATTAGAAGAAGGTCTAGTTCTGCtctatttagaaatatttttgaatgatTGCTAAGCCATGGAAAGAACATTAAAATTCCAATAACTTCCTCctcaaaattttctgaaatgacTCCTAGCAATGTTCTCAATATTAAACATTTAGCGTATTTCATATTTACTTTGGAAAGTTCTCGTccttatttgcttttcagcatgCCAACGATTTTTTCCTTATCCGTGTCGTTGCCTTGATTCAAACTGCTGTCTTCTGTTCTTCAATTCTGTACTTTTCAACCATTCTGAGACCTTCAGCACTGCTTACTCTTATACTCACAtacaaagctgaagaaaaatacagattaagGAAGTCCACAAACTGTCTTCAGATTACTGACAATGCTTTTAAGTACTTTACTATAATACTATTTTACTAGGCTTTCCTTATAATGCTGACGttagagcaggaaaaaaaaaaaaacaaccaaaaaacataaaacaaaacaacaaaaaaaaaaaaacagatagaGGACTTTCTAAAATCTTTACTTTGAACAAAATTGTATTATATACGTGTCATTCTGGATTTCCAGCAATTACAAAATGTCTTTGAAGTTAACAATATgcaatttatatatttttaaccaaaatcaTATATAAAGACACAGATTTAAAAGGTGAGGTTGTACGAACAGTTTAACTTAAAGAAATTTTGTTAGTTTTTGCCTTGGAAGCTAAAGGTATGAGATAGAGCCCTGATTTCTAAAATAGTGCATTCAGATTATCTGACccaaaaagaaactgaaggaagaaaacaagctgaaaatatGCCAGTAAATTATATCATTCCTTCTCAAAATTTAATCTCATAACATTTCCTTAATAGGTTTCTCAAAAGTGTGACTGGATAATAGAAGTGATATCTTGGATTTTGTGATTAATGGGTTTTATTAGTATTAAGTTAAAGCAAACAGCCAGAACAATACATATGCAACTTCTACTACACACAATATAAAGAATGTAAATTATAAcctctgtaaaacaaaaagtacTGAAAAAGCCAACACAATGGTTATGGACTATTCCATCCCTGGTAACAGGCTGGGTTCTGTGTTTAGAGAACAGTTgttgtttgcttatttaaactgaaataaggtGAAATACATAATCAAGtataaagaaaaagttaatgGAGTTACATGGATTCTACGAGAACAAACTCTAGAttagtaagaaaaaaaccaaaagataGCTCACCTAGTAAAAGAGATTACAAGTGGGCTCAGGTTTCAATTTTTAGTGGTGAGGGACAACGGGAGAAATTACCCAGGATTTTCGTAACAATTCATTTAATAATACACCACTTTCATAACAGAAGTGTTTTACACTTGCACAATGTTAATAACTTTATTATACATGGAAGCCTGTAATAGGCTGATTACACAATAAGACTGCAAACAACCACTGGTACTTTCCCAACACCAGAAAAGTACATAAGACTGAAACATCACCAAGAGTACATAAAAAACCATCAGCATAAACATCAccaaaattacattaaaaaactgatcaaaaaatacatttgcaaaaaGTGGTTTAGAGCAGTGCCACTGCCTTTCAGCAGCTTTGAATGGCCACCAGTATTTCTAGCAGGTTTCCGTGGCTCCACAGGCATTAATCAGGATTcacatataataaataatgtacCACAAAATATACATAAAGTAAGGCAATAATTCCAAAGAAAAGTTCTGTTGATATTAACAAGCCACTCAAGTTCTACTTTTGTAGTTGATGTCATCACCAGAAACCTTTGATGGAATTGCAGCCTTAGGCCCTAAAAGCCTGCAGTGATGAACTGCTGCAAATCCCCACATCTGTCAAGAGCTCCAGTGACACCACTGGTACACTGCTGGGCACAGGGGACCACGTTAGCTGATCCTGATGCAGGACAGGGGCCTTCATATGTACAATTGGGAGTATATTATTTCTTATCGTACATGGAAACCTTGACATAATCTAAAATGTGGGTGTTTATTGTTCATAATCTGACGTCATAAGACATCAGAAAGTACATAATAAGATATGCACTTTCTGGAATGTACATCTTTTTAAATGCTAGCTATTAAGTTGGGGTGAGAGAGTGAGTATGCAAGCAGGGTAAGAAAAGGTGTAAattaaagggggaaaaacacAAGATCAAGTCTGGAGGAATTGGGAGCACAATAAGAGAGAGGGAACCTTATACACTAAAAGAATGTTGAAAAAGGGAAGAGCAAGAGACAGACTTTTTTGAACCatgtataataaaaaaatgtatgccAAAAGCATATCTGGATTATGACTGTAGTTTCAAGTTGGGGTTCTAATGATATGAATCAGACACACACGTTTTGTTCTCACGGTTTGTGTCAACAGAATCTCTTTACGGAATTACAGTCTTACACAGGAGTTCTGGGGGCattattgtttgtattaaagCTACCATTCCAGGCTCTTAGTGCAGACCCAAGAATATTTGTTCCACCTGCCTGGAATGAGCATCACCTGGAAGAACAGGAGTACTTTAAAAGCAATGAGATTTAGGTAGCAAAATTCTTTCAGATCAGCCCAGACATGAGAGACAGCAATTTGAATGTCAACAGATCCCTTCCTCAAAAAGCTGAGATAAATTTGTCACTATCTGTAAATTGGGAGTTCCAATACACTAGTTGTGCATAGAATTCCCATGCTTCGTTACACTTTCCTGAGAGTAAAGCAATTAGAATAAACCTTAGTCCTAGGAACAAAGTTaattttttggcattttaaacTTTTGGCTATTCCCTGATGATCTATATAATGTAAATTTGATTGCTAAACATTGTCACTTGAACAAAAACACTATTTTCATCTATTGATTTTTGATTAAAAACCATAATAAacagatctaaaaaaaaaaaaaaaaaaaaaatcacactaacaaaacaaactaaatatgaaaaaagttgCATTGAAAGGGCATGTTACATTATTCTTAATAGGATCGTGTAGAAACATTCCAATGGCAGTGTTgtcaaagtaaaacaaaattacattaaGAAGACCCCACAGCCTGGTCACAGTCGGGACCTTACCTGTAACTCTGGCTGGTTGGGGTTTTTACTCGTGTACTACATGGCTCACTTACATCAGACATCATATTTGTATACCCTGAGAAATCTGACACTGAAGTCCTTACTCTATGGTCCACTTCTCCGTTAGAGTTAGCGATAAAAGTCATTGGCACCCTGCTGCCCGACTTAAACTGAGAACCAAACGCTTGTGCAAAGTTCTCAATCTGGTAGGTTGCTCTAGGCTCTATGTCCTTCTGAGGATCTATCTGGCTAGTTAACTCCTGAGATGGGATCTGAAAGCTCGTTGAGGATTCTAagtttttctgttccttctggCCAGTCAGTTTCTGAGATGTCGACTGATAGTTAGATGAAGTCTCTAAGTTTTTCTGTGGATCAATGAGATCATCCAGCTCTTGAGAAGGAGTCAACTGTTGATGCGTAGCCTCCAAAGCAGACAAATAAAAGCCTGGCTGAGATCCAAGCAACATCCCAAACGGAGGTTTTGGCAACGCAGTTGGCAATACTGAGGTAACGGATTGGCTGAAGCCACACTCAAGTGGAGATGTAGTGTATATCTGTTTGTCTTGAAACAGAGTGTGGTTATGGAGAGTTGAAGACAAGCTAACAAATTGGAAACTGGGTCCAAAAGGAAAACCAGTGCTATTGGTTGTTCTTTCAAAGGCTTGTTGGAGGTATTTGGAGTATTCTTGCAACATGCTTGCCTTATCATTTGAAACTGTCTGAGAGTTGGGGCTCAAGTTTTCTTCCTGAACTATCTCTGAATGTTCTCCTGAGGTGTGCAAGTCCACACGCTGTTCAGTTATACTGAAAGGATCTTCTTTCTGGCCTTCTGATTTGTGAGAGTACTGGTCCAAAAGGCTCTGTAAGACTTCATCAGGAATACCAGACTTGTCGTGGCAAGactttatttcactgtttaaaGACGCTGAATCCATAAGAGATAATGGAGCTTCGTTATCCATAACACTAACACCTGCAGACTGGATGACGGACTGCTGGGAAGTCATGTGTCCGACACTAATTGAAAAGGCACTATTACTGCTTGCAGTTTGTAggtatcttcttttctttgaaaactgcaTGGCATCATCATAATTGCTACTTATTTGACCTGGTTTACCACCTGTACTTTGGAGAAGGCCAATAGTTTCTACACCAGTATTGGCTACCAGGCCTAGGGAGCCACTCTGTTTCCCAGACAGTGGTTTTTGTCCCAAAATATCTGGCAGTGGTGATAGAAAATTAAGGTAATTTTTGTCTGcctgttttctgcttccttttttcaaGACCAATTTTGGCACCTTTTTCTGAAGTTCGTCTACGCCTGTGCCAACTAGACCACCACTGGAAGACACAATAGGAATATCAACTGCATAATTTGGCATGGCCACATTACTTGTAACTTGAGATTCAGTTACTTTGCTGCTACacttatttcctttgttttcagtagataaactttttgttttactttttctccttgaGGAACTTGTATTTCCCTGAGACAACGCAGCCAAGCTACCCATGTTATTTGATGATCCGGGCTCCATTCCAGCACCTGCTTACCTATGGCTTCACCACATGTTCTTCTGTGCTTCAACAGTCTATCAGTCCTTGAAAAATACTGCTGACAAGTGTCACATTTGTATGGCTTTTCTCCACTATGCGTCCTCTTGTGTCTTTCCATGTGGTACTTCTGGATGAACTTCATACTACATTGGTCACACCCAAAAGGCTTCTCCCTACTGTGGATCTTCTCATGTCTCTGCAGCAAGTACTTTTGGATGAAACCCATGCTGCACTGGCTGCACTGGAAAGGCCTTTCCCCCGTGTGAATGAGCACATGTCTGCGCAAGTGATAGGAGCTCCTGAAGGCAGCGCTGCAGTGTTCACAGACATGAGGTTTCTGACTGGGGGACGCAATGGCACCTTCCGCATCTCCCACCAGGGGGTGTTTGGATGAAGCACTTGGCTTCCGCTTGGCTTTGATTCCCTGAGTTTCTGGCTTTGGCCTCTTTGCCTTCTTGACCTGGCCATCATGCTTTGGCTCACCTGAGCTCCCAGGGGTGCCTCTGCCACCCAGTAACAGGTCCCGGTGAGGATGCTGGTGCAGATGGTGAAGAAGGCTGAGGTCTTGAATCACACTCTGGCCGGTTCCTTCCccactgctgctccccaggccGGGGGGGCCTCTCCTCCCCCGCTCCCCCGAAGAGCCCCCCGTAGTGGTGATGGtgctgcggctgctgctgctcctcctcctcctgctcgcTGGGCTTCTCTTGCTTGATGCTCACTAGGGACTGAAGAAAGCCCCAGGGGCTCCTCTGCGAGGAGAGCACGGAGGGAAAAGCCCCCGCCGGCTCCTTCTTGAAAGTCATGTCCTGAGGCGGAGGAGGCGCCGGGGACTCGGCCGCCGCCGTGGAGGAAGCGGCGGCGGAGGCCGGAGGTAACACGCACTgcggggggtgctggggcgCCGGGGGGGGCGCGGCCGCCCGGGTGAAGCTGGTGACCGGGGGCAGGCGGTGGTTGAACATCACCATGCCGGGGGGGAAGGTGGGCTCCATGGCCGCCGCCCTCttgctgccgccgccgccgccgaggaAGCCGCTGCCGAGTTTCATCCCCCGGGAAGGCGGGCCGGAGAGGAGGCGCGGCCCAGAGGGGCTGCGGgacccgccgcccgcccgccggaCACCGCTCG
This DNA window, taken from Nyctibius grandis isolate bNycGra1 chromosome 8, bNycGra1.pri, whole genome shotgun sequence, encodes the following:
- the ZNF281 gene encoding LOW QUALITY PROTEIN: zinc finger protein 281 (The sequence of the model RefSeq protein was modified relative to this genomic sequence to represent the inferred CDS: inserted 1 base in 1 codon; deleted 1 base in 1 codon) encodes the protein MKLGSGFLGGGGGSKRAAAMEPTFPPGMVMFNHRLPPVTSFTRAAAPPPAPQHPPQCVLPPASAAASSTAAAESPAPPPPQDMTFKKEPAGAFPSVLSSQRSPWGFLQSLVSIKQEKPSEQEEEEQQQPQHHHHYGGLFGGAGEERPPGLGSSSGEGTGQSVIQDLSLLHHLHQHPHRDLLLGGRGTPGSSGEPKHDGQVKKAKRPKPETQGIKAKRKPSASSKHPLVGDAEGAIASPSQKPHVCEHCSAAFRSSYHLRRHVLIHTGERPFQCSQCSMGFIQKYLLQRHEKIHSREKPFGCDQCSMKFIQKYHMERHKRTHSGEKPYKCDTCQQYFSRTDRLLKHRRTCGEAIGKXGAGMEPGSSNNMGSLAALSQGNTSSSRRKSKTKSLSTENKGNKCSSKVTESQVTSNVAMPNYAVDIPIVSSSGGLVGTGVDELQKKVPKLVLKKGSRKQADKNYLNFLSPLPDILGQKPLSGKQSGSLGLVANTGVETIGLLQSTGGKPGQISSNYDDAMQFSKKRRYLQTASSNSAFSISVGHMTSQQSVIQSAGVSVMDNEAPLSLMDSASLNSEIKSCHDKSGIPDEVLQSLLDQYSHKSEGQKEDPFSITEQRVDLHTSGEHSEIVQEENLSPNSQTVSNDKASMLQEYSKYLQQAFERTTNSTGFPFGPSFQFVSLSSTLHNHTLFQDKQIYTTSPLECGFSQSVTSVLPTALPKPPFGMLLGSQPGFYLSALEATHQQLTPSQELDDLIDPQKNLETSSNYQSTSQKLTGQKEQKNLESSTSFQIPSQELTSQIDPQKDIEPRATYQIENFAQAFGSQFKSGSRVPMTFIANSNGEVDHRVRTSVSDFSGYTNMMSDVSEPCSTRVKTPTSQSYR